From the Clostridium putrefaciens genome, one window contains:
- a CDS encoding tautomerase family protein, with amino-acid sequence MPHVIVKLWTGRTEEQKIELTNKIVKAVVETVNVEEGSVSVSFEEVSSDRWAKEVYKPDILEKEETLYKKPGYSYLECELN; translated from the coding sequence ATGCCACATGTTATTGTAAAACTTTGGACAGGTAGAACAGAAGAACAGAAAATAGAACTTACTAATAAGATTGTAAAGGCTGTCGTAGAAACAGTAAATGTAGAAGAGGGCAGTGTTTCTGTTTCATTTGAAGAAGTTTCAAGTGACAGATGGGCAAAAGAAGTATATAAACCAGATATTTTAGAAAAGGAAGAAACGCTATACAAAAAGCCAGGATATTCATACTTAGAATGTGAATTGAATTGA
- a CDS encoding class I SAM-dependent methyltransferase → MKGLKIGNPCGSNGRKAVPLALMGADVTVFDISKENRRYAMELADSANTSIEYVVGDFYDLDLNKYNEYFDMLYLEGGILHYFNDISEFMKMLYAITKKGGKLILSDFHPFRKITSVGQSGKSVSSTKGNYFDSKVYNGDLAYKSEFSKEEQEGFPDCSLRFYTLNEIVNEVINVGFTLKEFDEHTNWDDEKIPGEFTIFAIK, encoded by the coding sequence GTGAAAGGGTTAAAGATTGGTAATCCCTGTGGGTCTAATGGGAGAAAGGCAGTTCCACTGGCACTTATGGGAGCGGATGTAACAGTATTTGATATCTCTAAAGAGAACAGGAGATACGCAATGGAATTAGCAGACAGTGCTAATACTTCAATTGAATATGTGGTTGGAGATTTCTATGACCTTGACCTTAATAAGTACAATGAATATTTTGATATGTTATATCTGGAAGGTGGTATTTTACACTATTTCAATGACATTAGTGAGTTTATGAAGATGTTATATGCCATAACTAAAAAGGGTGGGAAGCTTATTTTAAGTGATTTCCATCCATTTAGAAAGATTACTTCAGTGGGACAGTCAGGAAAATCTGTATCTTCCACAAAGGGCAATTATTTTGATTCTAAGGTATATAACGGAGATTTGGCATATAAGAGTGAATTTAGTAAAGAAGAACAGGAGGGCTTTCCAGATTGTTCTCTTAGATTTTACACATTAAATGAGATTGTTAACGAAGTTATTAATGTAGGATTTACACTAAAAGAATTTGATGAGCATACAAATTGGGATGATGAGAAGATACCAGGGGAGTTTACTATTTTTGCTATAAAGTAG
- a CDS encoding ABC transporter substrate-binding protein, with product MNKKKLIALTLGVIMSVGIFAGCGKKEGDVNKKDLKLTIYSGLMEDHMIKAVAEFEKETGVKTEAVRMSSGEILGRIRAEKENPKASIWFGGPADGFVQAGEEGLLGKYVSPNSKDMEDKYKDKDGAWTGIYVGYLGFVSNEKLLKEKGAEVPKSWEDLLKPEFKGQVSISNPGSSGTAYTALATVIQLMGEEKGLEYMKNLNGQIKSYEKSGTAPARMAGQGEVMVGLSFLHDGIKYREEGMKDLIMSAPIEGTGYEIGAVGMINNAPDEEAAKMFIDWCLTKEAQELGQSVGSYQFLTNPNAEPPKQVEELKDTKLIDYDLEWAGKNRSSVVEKWSKAIK from the coding sequence TTGAATAAAAAGAAGCTTATAGCATTGACTTTAGGGGTTATAATGTCTGTTGGAATTTTTGCAGGTTGTGGAAAAAAAGAAGGGGACGTAAATAAGAAAGATCTTAAATTAACTATATATTCAGGACTTATGGAAGACCACATGATTAAAGCTGTGGCAGAGTTTGAGAAGGAAACTGGAGTAAAGACAGAAGCTGTTAGAATGAGCTCTGGAGAAATACTTGGAAGAATAAGAGCTGAAAAGGAAAATCCAAAGGCTTCTATATGGTTTGGAGGTCCTGCAGATGGATTTGTTCAAGCTGGTGAAGAAGGACTATTAGGGAAATATGTTTCACCTAATTCAAAGGACATGGAAGATAAGTATAAGGATAAAGATGGAGCTTGGACAGGTATATATGTAGGATACCTAGGATTTGTATCTAATGAAAAGCTACTAAAAGAAAAGGGAGCTGAGGTTCCAAAATCATGGGAAGACTTATTAAAGCCTGAATTTAAGGGCCAAGTTTCTATATCTAACCCAGGATCTTCAGGAACAGCTTATACAGCTTTAGCTACAGTAATTCAACTTATGGGTGAAGAAAAAGGTTTAGAATATATGAAGAATCTTAATGGACAGATAAAGTCCTACGAAAAATCAGGAACTGCACCTGCAAGAATGGCAGGACAGGGTGAAGTTATGGTAGGATTAAGCTTTTTACACGATGGAATCAAGTATAGAGAAGAAGGTATGAAGGACTTAATTATGAGTGCACCAATAGAGGGGACAGGTTATGAAATAGGTGCAGTAGGAATGATAAATAATGCTCCTGATGAAGAGGCAGCTAAGATGTTTATTGACTGGTGTTTAACTAAAGAGGCACAGGAACTTGGACAATCAGTTGGATCTTATCAGTTCTTAACTAACCCAAATGCTGAGCCACCAAAGCAAGTAGAAGAATTAAAGGATACAAAACTTATAGACTACGATCTTGAATGGGCAGGAAAAAATAGAAGCTCAGTAGTTGAAAAGTGGAGCAAGGCTATTAAATAA
- a CDS encoding ABC transporter permease has product MSLKKHRNSISNNMNDMKKIWRDPTLLITIIFVILSLAIFIIYPLVSVLKVSFVGKGGFSLDAYFDTLKSLDFQKTLKNTLTLGVTVGFLSTLIGFIFAYADSYIKSHFKKLFKVVSLLPIISPPFVLALSAIMLFGQYGLITRKLFGIQNANIYGFHGLVMVQTMTFFPVAYLLLTGLLKRIDPSLEEAARNMGASRWKTFKTVTLPLMAPGLANAFLLTFIETVADFSNPMVIGGNYSTLATQIYLQAIGNYDMQGGAAVAVILLSISILLFVLEKYWIEKKSYVTVTGKASRERDLMTEKHIVWPIDIICLLVTVFVLAFYILIPLGGFFKVMGVDYSLTLNHFKYVFKLGSSALKDTTYLAAIATPITGIYGMIIAFLIVRKKFYGKGFIEFTSLLAMAVPGTVIGIGYVSAYNTKPLVLTGTGAIIVISFIMRSVPVGVRSGVSALQQIDPSIEEAASDLGAGSTKVFTSITLPLIKSAFFSGLVYTFVRSMTAVSAVIFLVSAKYKLLTVQILSQVDSGRFGVASAFSTILIIIVYIAISLMYLGLSKMGVSREEM; this is encoded by the coding sequence ATGTCATTAAAAAAACATAGAAATTCAATAAGTAACAATATGAACGATATGAAGAAGATATGGAGAGACCCAACGCTTTTAATAACAATAATTTTTGTCATATTATCTTTAGCAATATTTATAATTTATCCGCTAGTTTCTGTATTAAAAGTTAGTTTTGTAGGTAAGGGAGGGTTTAGCTTAGATGCGTACTTCGATACACTTAAAAGCTTGGATTTCCAAAAGACACTAAAAAATACATTAACATTAGGTGTTACAGTAGGATTTTTGTCTACATTAATAGGATTTATATTTGCATATGCGGATTCATATATTAAAAGTCATTTTAAAAAGTTATTTAAGGTTGTGTCATTATTACCTATAATATCACCACCTTTTGTTTTAGCACTTTCAGCTATAATGCTGTTTGGCCAGTATGGATTAATTACAAGGAAGTTATTTGGCATACAAAATGCTAATATATATGGATTTCATGGACTTGTTATGGTTCAAACCATGACGTTTTTCCCCGTAGCTTATCTTCTTTTAACGGGACTATTAAAAAGAATAGATCCTTCCTTAGAAGAGGCTGCTAGAAACATGGGAGCTTCGAGGTGGAAGACATTTAAAACTGTTACATTACCACTTATGGCTCCAGGACTTGCTAATGCATTTTTATTAACATTTATAGAGACTGTAGCAGACTTTTCAAACCCAATGGTTATAGGAGGAAACTACTCAACTCTTGCAACTCAAATATACCTTCAAGCCATAGGAAACTATGATATGCAAGGAGGAGCTGCTGTAGCTGTAATATTACTTTCTATATCTATTTTATTATTTGTATTAGAAAAGTATTGGATAGAGAAGAAATCTTATGTTACTGTTACAGGAAAAGCTTCAAGAGAAAGAGATTTAATGACAGAAAAACACATAGTATGGCCAATAGATATTATATGTTTATTAGTTACAGTATTTGTATTAGCCTTTTATATCTTAATACCTCTTGGAGGATTCTTTAAAGTAATGGGGGTAGATTACTCTTTGACCTTGAATCATTTTAAGTATGTATTTAAGCTAGGAAGTAGTGCTTTAAAGGATACCACTTATCTTGCAGCTATTGCTACACCTATAACAGGAATATATGGAATGATAATAGCCTTCCTCATAGTAAGGAAAAAGTTCTATGGAAAAGGGTTTATAGAATTTACTTCACTTTTAGCTATGGCTGTACCGGGAACAGTAATAGGAATAGGATATGTATCTGCATATAACACAAAACCATTAGTTCTAACAGGTACTGGTGCCATTATCGTTATATCTTTTATAATGAGAAGTGTTCCAGTTGGAGTAAGATCTGGGGTATCTGCGCTTCAGCAAATTGATCCATCAATAGAAGAGGCGGCTTCAGATTTAGGCGCAGGTAGCACAAAGGTGTTTACATCTATAACTTTACCTCTTATAAAGTCTGCATTTTTTAGTGGACTTGTATATACCTTTGTAAGAAGTATGACCGCAGTAAGTGCTGTTATTTTCCTTGTATCAGCTAAATACAAATTACTTACGGTTCAAATATTATCACAGGTAGATAGCGGTAGATTTGGAGTTGCATCTGCATTTTCAACTATACTAATAATTATAGTATACATAGCTATTTCATTAATGTATTTAGGACTTAGCAAAATGGGCGTAAGTAGAGAAGAAATGTAA
- a CDS encoding ABC transporter ATP-binding protein: MKSKGVNIKSLTKIYSGNNNEFKAVDNISVDIKAGEFVTLLGPSGCGKTTTLRMVAGFEVPTSGDIYLGGDVINDLTPDKRDTSMVFQSYALFPHYNIYDNIAYGLKLKKMDKGTIKDKVNSIIELVGLTGMENRYPNQLSGGQQQRVALARALVMEPGVLLFDEPLSNLDAKLRVYMRTEIRKIQKKVGITAIYVTHDQSEAMSLSDRIIIMNKGIIEQVGTPKEIYYTPRTEFVADFIGTANFIMGKILEVKNDKATIEIEGQKIEVNYNGTKKAGEECKVVLRPEAVTIARDGIIDVDVLLSTFMGSYQDYIVKTKNAEIKIEDNNPQGREVFKEGDKVKIAFSPLNVHII; encoded by the coding sequence ATGAAAAGTAAGGGTGTTAATATAAAAAGTTTAACTAAAATATATTCAGGGAATAATAATGAGTTTAAAGCTGTGGATAATATTTCTGTAGACATAAAGGCTGGAGAGTTTGTTACTCTTCTAGGACCATCTGGTTGTGGAAAGACAACTACTTTAAGAATGGTAGCAGGATTTGAGGTACCAACTTCAGGTGATATATATCTAGGTGGAGATGTTATTAATGATCTTACACCAGATAAAAGAGATACCTCCATGGTGTTTCAAAGCTATGCCTTATTTCCACACTATAATATATATGACAATATAGCATATGGACTAAAATTAAAAAAGATGGATAAAGGGACTATAAAAGATAAGGTTAATAGTATAATAGAATTAGTAGGGTTAACAGGTATGGAAAATAGATACCCTAACCAATTATCAGGCGGACAACAGCAAAGAGTTGCCTTGGCTCGAGCTCTTGTTATGGAACCTGGGGTATTGCTATTTGATGAGCCTTTATCAAATTTAGATGCAAAACTTAGAGTTTATATGAGAACAGAAATTAGAAAGATCCAGAAGAAGGTAGGGATTACAGCTATATATGTAACTCACGATCAATCAGAGGCAATGAGCCTTTCAGATAGAATCATTATAATGAATAAAGGTATAATAGAACAAGTAGGCACACCTAAAGAGATATATTATACACCAAGGACTGAATTTGTTGCTGATTTTATTGGTACAGCTAACTTTATAATGGGTAAAATATTAGAAGTTAAAAATGATAAAGCAACTATAGAAATAGAAGGACAGAAAATAGAAGTTAATTATAATGGAACAAAAAAGGCAGGAGAAGAATGCAAAGTTGTGCTAAGACCAGAAGCAGTTACTATAGCTAGAGATGGAATCATTGATGTGGATGTTCTTTTATCTACATTTATGGGATCATACCAAGACTATATAGTAAAAACTAAAAATGCTGAAATTAAAATTGAAGATAATAATCCTCAAGGTAGAGAAGTATTTAAAGAAGGGGATAAGGTCAAAATTGCATTTTCACCACTAAATGTTCATATAATTTAG
- a CDS encoding MgtC/SapB family protein, producing MTTYEIIFRLLMAIVIAGGIGYERESRNRPAGFRTHILVCVGAAVIAMIQIKAVDDSLKKVIENPILASAVKSDVGRMGAQVISGIGFLGAGAIIHEKGSIKGLTTAASLWVVACIGLAVGMGYYVLAILSGVSVIAILGILKRFESKFLYKGKIMKIEIQYDDEKLQTQVLNDYFNRKKIKIKNIEYSIEDEDEESVDYNPHIKTSLYTILVPRYMKSGEVLHDIMGNDFIIKVSIL from the coding sequence ATGACAACCTATGAGATTATATTTAGATTATTAATGGCAATTGTAATAGCCGGTGGTATTGGATATGAGAGAGAATCTAGAAATAGACCAGCAGGGTTTAGAACCCATATACTAGTTTGTGTTGGTGCTGCGGTTATCGCAATGATACAAATTAAGGCAGTGGATGATTCTCTTAAAAAGGTTATTGAAAATCCAATACTAGCTAGTGCCGTAAAATCTGATGTAGGAAGAATGGGTGCTCAAGTCATTAGTGGTATAGGATTTCTAGGGGCAGGGGCTATAATTCATGAAAAAGGCTCTATAAAAGGACTTACTACGGCAGCTAGCCTTTGGGTAGTAGCCTGCATTGGACTTGCAGTAGGTATGGGGTACTATGTTCTAGCTATACTATCTGGAGTAAGTGTAATAGCCATCTTAGGGATTTTAAAAAGATTTGAAAGTAAATTTTTGTACAAGGGTAAGATAATGAAGATTGAAATACAATATGATGATGAAAAGCTTCAAACCCAAGTCCTTAATGACTATTTTAATAGAAAAAAGATAAAGATAAAGAATATAGAATACAGTATAGAGGACGAAGATGAAGAGTCGGTAGATTATAATCCTCATATAAAAACTAGCTTATATACTATCTTAGTACCGAGGTATATGAAGAGCGGTGAAGTGTTGCATGATATTATGGGAAATGATTTTATAATAAAGGTTAGTATATTATAA
- a CDS encoding sensor histidine kinase produces MRYKFRGKSFGNRLFKAFMIIVLVPIIIMSIFYYKNLKKFSQTKVNNSVTESLESTSKLIDSTILSFIKITNYMSYNEDVQSILKTKEYDSYDERFKDIQTMYKISNGVLATQSFDVPIHIVDLNRKSRFSTTEYNVPIYEDSRGNFFRIMDKSEGKELSFIHRRVDGMDSKDIVMAIGKQVTSKEEGGPLGYIISDVYDDYFTEIFKNTNLYDENNIYVVDKSGYIITDKRYKNRTGFKFHEEYLKDILEKDKGAIDVKVEGVAFKAYFTTTKHTGIKIIEMIPKRILYNERYVAISTFTIVIVIILIMSIMGSYILSKSISRPINELSRLMKKVESGDRDVNFHIETEDEIGQLGKSFNDMVREINRLIKEVYEKQYLVQQSEFKALKAQVNPHFLYNTLESIHWMAKLEDYKGVTGMVVSLGKLLRYSTSKVSDIVKVREEIDQIENYLNIQEIRYGDKFEVKVNIEEEVYDKYMLRFLLQPIVENSITHGLEQKIGKGIIEIRGSIRDNIICFEILDNGVGFGNSKSKGEGIGMDNVNNRVKIHYGEAYGLIVEEKDGFTFVKILIPDTDESNNTINRGEKLV; encoded by the coding sequence ATGAGGTATAAATTTAGAGGAAAGTCCTTTGGTAATAGACTTTTTAAAGCTTTTATGATTATAGTTTTAGTACCAATTATAATAATGTCTATATTTTATTATAAAAATTTAAAAAAGTTTAGCCAAACTAAGGTAAACAATAGTGTTACTGAAAGCTTAGAATCTACAAGTAAGCTTATAGATTCAACCATCCTAAGTTTTATCAAGATTACCAATTACATGTCATACAATGAGGATGTGCAATCTATTTTAAAAACAAAGGAATATGATAGCTACGATGAAAGGTTTAAAGACATACAAACCATGTATAAAATCTCCAATGGAGTATTAGCAACTCAAAGTTTTGATGTACCTATTCATATTGTGGATTTAAATAGGAAAAGCAGATTTAGCACAACAGAATATAATGTGCCAATTTATGAAGATTCAAGAGGAAACTTTTTTCGGATAATGGATAAAAGTGAAGGAAAAGAACTGTCCTTTATACATAGAAGAGTGGATGGAATGGATAGTAAGGATATAGTTATGGCTATAGGAAAGCAGGTTACAAGCAAGGAGGAAGGCGGACCTTTAGGGTATATAATATCCGATGTTTATGATGATTATTTTACAGAAATATTTAAAAATACAAATTTATATGACGAGAATAACATATATGTAGTGGATAAATCAGGATACATAATTACAGATAAAAGATATAAAAATAGAACGGGATTTAAGTTTCATGAAGAGTATTTAAAGGATATATTAGAAAAGGATAAGGGCGCTATAGATGTGAAGGTAGAGGGGGTGGCTTTTAAAGCATACTTCACTACAACTAAACATACAGGAATAAAGATCATAGAGATGATACCTAAAAGGATTCTATATAATGAAAGATATGTAGCTATTTCCACGTTTACAATAGTTATAGTAATTATTTTAATTATGTCGATAATGGGCTCTTATATATTATCAAAAAGCATATCGAGACCTATAAATGAACTTTCAAGGCTAATGAAGAAGGTAGAGTCTGGTGACAGGGATGTTAATTTCCATATTGAAACAGAAGATGAGATAGGACAGCTAGGGAAAAGCTTTAATGATATGGTGAGGGAAATAAATAGACTAATAAAAGAAGTGTACGAAAAACAGTATTTAGTGCAGCAATCAGAATTTAAGGCCTTAAAAGCACAGGTTAATCCTCACTTTTTGTATAATACACTAGAGTCAATTCATTGGATGGCAAAATTAGAAGATTATAAGGGAGTTACAGGTATGGTGGTATCTTTAGGTAAACTTTTACGATATAGCACAAGTAAGGTTAGTGATATAGTTAAGGTAAGAGAAGAAATAGATCAGATAGAAAATTACCTGAACATTCAAGAAATAAGATATGGAGATAAATTTGAAGTAAAAGTAAATATAGAAGAAGAAGTTTATGATAAATATATGCTAAGATTCTTGCTACAGCCTATAGTGGAGAATTCTATTACTCATGGATTAGAACAAAAGATAGGGAAGGGTATAATAGAGATAAGGGGCTCAATTAGAGATAATATTATATGTTTTGAGATATTAGATAATGGTGTAGGTTTTGGGAATAGTAAGTCTAAAGGTGAAGGAATAGGAATGGATAATGTTAATAATAGGGTAAAGATACATTATGGAGAAGCCTATGGACTAATTGTAGAAGAAAAGGATGGCTTTACCTTTGTTAAAATATTAATACCGGATACGGATGAGAGTAACAATACGATTAACAGAGGTGAAAAGCTTGTTTAA
- a CDS encoding response regulator yields the protein MFKVLIVDDEYLAREGMKKTIDWNILGCKVCGEASNGIEAIEYSKNFKPDIIITDINMPGISGLDMAFKVRELLPDCKFIIITGYDEFQYAKEAIKLKAVDFILKPIDEDELIEAIKRSTKELNKLSLNRALEQERLLLDAMRGRFSDKESMVDGLREAKIDLNTIRIISIENDIYNERMEEDSMDKSYMQNKGIRELIYKHFKSKYYVIDCHFYRVAIVLEDNEDNEDNEDKGSLEEMLNNFTKEVNEILNITVTLGVSDKKPLRNIKESYSESKEAINHKLYLGKNKIIYFESIFKSDSHITLDFTKEKREMNLLIKAKDKKRIQDKLKSIFTRFKIYKSEEDFIRGVSIEIILEAFSVVKTYDTYSKGEELEEANIYKYAAKLNTLDELYEFVYSYLIKVLNILRERDAAAEETGIEKAVEFIDHHYKEDISLKDVANYAYLSESYLSRKMKKVLGIGFSEYITRLRMEKAIELLREPNTKVAKVALEVGYPDYRYFSQSFKKYTGYSPSEFIKDKKEEY from the coding sequence TTGTTTAAGGTTTTGATAGTAGATGATGAATATCTTGCAAGAGAGGGAATGAAAAAAACTATAGACTGGAACATTTTAGGTTGCAAGGTTTGTGGAGAGGCTTCTAATGGCATAGAAGCTATAGAGTATTCTAAAAATTTCAAACCTGATATAATAATTACAGATATAAATATGCCTGGAATTAGTGGGCTTGATATGGCTTTTAAAGTAAGGGAACTCCTACCAGACTGCAAGTTTATAATAATCACTGGCTATGATGAGTTTCAATATGCAAAAGAAGCCATAAAGCTAAAAGCTGTAGATTTCATATTAAAACCTATAGATGAAGATGAACTTATAGAGGCTATAAAACGATCCACAAAAGAGTTAAATAAGCTTAGTTTAAATAGGGCCTTAGAACAAGAAAGATTACTTTTAGATGCTATGAGAGGTAGATTTTCAGATAAAGAGTCAATGGTAGACGGCTTAAGGGAAGCTAAAATAGACTTAAATACTATAAGAATCATAAGCATAGAAAATGATATCTACAATGAACGCATGGAAGAAGACTCAATGGATAAGTCTTACATGCAAAATAAAGGCATAAGGGAATTAATATATAAACATTTTAAATCTAAATATTACGTTATAGACTGCCACTTTTATAGAGTAGCTATAGTACTTGAAGATAATGAAGATAATGAAGATAATGAAGATAAGGGTAGCTTAGAAGAGATGCTAAACAATTTTACTAAAGAGGTAAATGAGATTTTAAATATTACCGTAACCCTTGGAGTATCTGATAAGAAACCTTTAAGAAATATAAAAGAAAGTTACAGTGAGAGTAAAGAGGCTATAAACCATAAGCTTTATCTTGGAAAAAATAAGATAATATATTTTGAAAGTATATTTAAAAGTGATTCTCATATAACTTTAGATTTCACTAAAGAAAAAAGAGAGATGAATTTATTAATAAAGGCAAAAGATAAAAAAAGGATTCAAGATAAATTAAAATCCATATTTACTAGATTTAAAATTTATAAATCAGAAGAAGATTTTATAAGAGGGGTAAGTATTGAAATAATATTAGAAGCTTTTTCAGTGGTAAAAACTTATGATACATATAGTAAAGGTGAGGAATTAGAAGAAGCTAATATATACAAATATGCTGCAAAGCTAAATACCTTAGATGAGTTATATGAGTTTGTGTATTCCTATCTTATAAAGGTTTTGAATATCTTAAGAGAAAGAGATGCAGCAGCTGAAGAAACAGGTATAGAAAAGGCTGTAGAATTTATAGATCATCACTACAAAGAGGATATTTCATTAAAGGATGTGGCAAATTATGCTTATTTAAGTGAAAGTTATCTTAGTAGAAAGATGAAAAAGGTTTTAGGTATAGGTTTTAGTGAATACATAACTAGACTTAGAATGGAAAAAGCCATAGAACTTTTAAGAGAGCCAAATACTAAGGTGGCAAAGGTAGCACTTGAAGTAGGATACCCAGATTATAGATACTTTTCTCAGTCCTTTAAAAAATATACAGGTTACTCACCTAGTGAATTTATAAAAGATAAAAAAGAAGAATATTAG
- the truA gene encoding tRNA pseudouridine(38-40) synthase TruA — translation MRNLKMTIEYDGTRYKGWQKQKDDILTVQDKIETVLSKMTGEDVQVVGCGRTDSGVHAENYIANFHTESALTVDAMLDYLYEYLPEDIVVKTMKDTGERFHARYNVKSKTYVYTINNNKFRSVFNKKYVYHTNDKLNLDDMKEASKVLVGTHDFQSFTSLKPNTKPTVRTINYINITENQGIIEIHVNGNGFLLNMVRIITGTLLDVGRGKVKITEVETILAEKKKREAGPMAQAKGLCLKDVQY, via the coding sequence ATGAGAAATTTAAAAATGACTATAGAATATGATGGAACGAGATATAAAGGATGGCAGAAACAAAAAGACGATATTTTAACTGTGCAAGACAAAATAGAGACTGTATTATCTAAAATGACAGGTGAAGATGTTCAAGTAGTAGGTTGTGGAAGAACAGATTCAGGAGTACATGCTGAAAATTACATAGCTAATTTCCATACTGAAAGTGCTCTTACTGTAGATGCTATGCTAGATTACTTGTATGAATATTTACCTGAAGATATAGTAGTAAAAACTATGAAGGACACAGGAGAAAGATTTCATGCAAGATATAATGTAAAGTCAAAAACCTACGTATATACAATAAATAATAATAAATTTAGAAGTGTATTCAATAAAAAGTATGTCTATCATACTAATGATAAGCTTAACTTAGATGATATGAAAGAGGCATCTAAGGTTCTAGTTGGAACTCATGACTTTCAAAGCTTTACTAGCCTAAAACCAAATACTAAGCCTACTGTTAGAACCATAAATTATATAAACATAACAGAAAACCAAGGTATTATAGAAATACATGTTAATGGAAATGGATTCTTATTAAATATGGTAAGAATTATTACAGGAACTCTTTTAGATGTAGGTAGAGGAAAAGTTAAGATTACAGAAGTAGAAACTATCTTAGCTGAAAAGAAAAAGAGAGAAGCAGGTCCAATGGCTCAGGCTAAGGGATTATGCCTTAAGGATGTCCAATATTAA
- a CDS encoding CPBP family intramembrane glutamic endopeptidase: MKIIKQYLNGSIESKPMDFISSVSLCILQFILMVILNIVSSSIIGLFIGEQWTYLFSKIITNIIVIILLLKIYFKPNSDDKRSVDVNYTRSITLSCLLMILLLTISFRLITLVSFNPIMNYLASKSKMLHYIKEIASQTNPYLLVLEITLIGPIIEEILFRGIILNGLLKKYSPAKAILFSSLLFSLIHGNLPQMFNALFFGILLGLIYIKTKSLYAVIFTHIIANTLSIILSVLEEYMPILGNPLFLTLLGLLLLAVFIILYRKNPLSMEGKAT, encoded by the coding sequence ATGAAAATTATCAAACAATACCTAAATGGTTCCATAGAATCTAAGCCTATGGATTTTATTTCTTCAGTATCGCTTTGTATATTACAATTTATTTTAATGGTTATTTTAAATATAGTCTCTTCATCCATTATAGGATTGTTTATTGGAGAACAATGGACATATCTCTTTTCCAAAATAATAACAAATATAATAGTTATAATTTTATTACTTAAAATATATTTTAAACCTAATTCTGATGATAAAAGATCAGTAGATGTAAATTATACTAGAAGTATTACGTTATCCTGTTTATTAATGATATTATTATTAACTATTTCATTTAGACTAATAACCTTAGTATCTTTTAATCCAATTATGAATTATTTAGCTTCTAAATCAAAGATGTTACATTACATTAAAGAAATTGCTTCACAAACGAATCCTTACCTCTTAGTGTTAGAGATTACTTTAATTGGTCCTATTATTGAAGAAATTCTATTTAGAGGCATTATTTTAAATGGTCTTTTAAAAAAATACAGTCCAGCTAAGGCTATATTATTTTCCTCACTACTTTTTAGCCTAATCCATGGTAATCTACCTCAAATGTTTAATGCGTTGTTTTTTGGAATACTACTAGGACTTATATACATTAAAACAAAGTCTTTATATGCTGTGATTTTTACTCATATTATAGCTAATACTTTAAGTATTATACTATCAGTTCTAGAAGAATATATGCCTATTTTGGGGAACCCACTATTCCTAACCCTTTTAGGTCTTTTATTATTAGCGGTTTTTATTATTTTATATAGAAAAAACCCTCTATCTATGGAGGGGAAAGCTACCTAA